In the genome of Rhodoferax fermentans, one region contains:
- a CDS encoding response regulator, whose translation MKPQPQLLIVDDDAEITSLLADYLARFNFKAHTAGDGVQMWAELARHPIDLVVLDVMLPGVDGLQLSREIRQRSTIPVILLTARRGIYDRIMGLENGADDYVSKPFEPRELVARIHTVLRRAKPTLDSAAALLYSDVVHFDGWVLHRSERSLTSPSGLTVALSNAEFRLLSTFLQTPRRLFSRDQLVEQARGRTMDVFERSIDLLVSRLRQKLAQDPQAPSMIKTVRGAGYMFNAQSVQGRSAWHN comes from the coding sequence ATGAAGCCACAACCCCAACTTTTGATCGTTGACGACGACGCAGAAATCACCAGCTTGCTGGCTGACTACCTGGCACGTTTTAATTTCAAAGCACACACCGCCGGTGATGGCGTCCAGATGTGGGCTGAGCTGGCGCGTCACCCGATTGACCTGGTGGTGCTGGATGTGATGCTGCCAGGGGTGGATGGGCTGCAGCTGTCGCGCGAAATCCGCCAGCGTTCGACGATCCCGGTGATTTTGTTGACCGCACGCCGCGGCATTTATGACCGCATCATGGGTCTGGAAAATGGCGCCGACGATTACGTCAGCAAACCGTTTGAGCCCCGTGAACTGGTGGCGCGTATCCACACCGTGTTGCGCCGCGCCAAACCGACCCTGGACAGTGCGGCGGCCTTGTTGTACAGCGATGTGGTGCATTTTGATGGCTGGGTGCTGCACCGCAGTGAACGCAGCCTGACGTCACCCAGCGGGCTGACCGTGGCTCTGTCAAACGCCGAGTTCCGGCTGCTCTCAACCTTTTTGCAGACCCCGCGGCGGCTGTTCAGCCGTGACCAACTGGTGGAGCAGGCGCGCGGGCGGACCATGGATGTGTTTGAGCGCAGCATCGACCTGCTGGTGTCGCGTCTGCGGCAGAAACTGGCCCAAGACCCCCAGGCGCCCTCGATGATCAAGACGGTGCGTGGCGCCGGTTACATGTTCAACGCCCAGTCGGTGCAGGGGCGCTCGGCATGGCACAACTGA